A window of Diospyros lotus cultivar Yz01 chromosome 14, ASM1463336v1, whole genome shotgun sequence contains these coding sequences:
- the LOC127791075 gene encoding probable proteasome inhibitor, whose product MATEQSVLAVIRAARPTFRNAHDKMAFAVHAAFSAAGYVLHDTGPSAFSDHALSSSSTDEVGIDQWNEFEDSYAFLYSSPDGGSKKLLVKCVALNDKLLVDALSDGASSEPLHLEINIEDHDKENGGSNYGSQYKNLEKLVSSIDEEILSKLNGASRQISSTEPSSSRTRDVRVTEPRHPQRPYPTGYVYPPVPPTVGGSDLFPGPGAGMYPGRGDFTRGGMFVGPDHPIFGGMRGQPGLPGGLPGLPPGARFDPYGPPGVPGFEPNRFIRDPRGPRGGSHPDLEHHPDGSDFI is encoded by the exons ATGGCGACAGAGCAATCGGTGCTGGCGGTGATTCGTGCGGCGAGACCAACCTTCCGAAACGCCCACGACAAGATGGCCTTCGCCGTCCACGCGGCCTTCTCTGCCGCCGGCTACGTCCTCCACGACACCGGTCCGTCCGCCTTCTCCGACCACGCCCTTTCCTCCTCCTCGACCG ATGAAGTGGGGATCGATCAGTGGAACGAGTTCGAGGACAGCTACGCTTTCCTCTACTCGAGTCCTGACGGGGGTTCTAAGAAACTGTTGGTCAAGTGTGTGGCCTTGAACGACAAATTACTCGTTGACGCTTTGAGTGACGGCGCTTCGTCAGAGCCTCTTCATCTTGAAATCAA TATCGAGGACCATGACAAAGAGAATGGGGGCTCTAATTACGGTTCGCAGTATAAGAATTTGGAAAAGCTGGTCAGCAGTATAGATGAAGAGATTCTGTCTAAACTAAATGGTGCTTCACGGCAGATTTCATCCACTGAACCTTCAAG TTCTCGGACAAGGGATGTGAGAGTTACTGAACCCCGGCATCCTCAACGGCCTTATCCTACTGG ATATGTATATCCTCCAGTTCCTCCCACTGTTGGTGGCAGTGATCTCTTTCCCGGGCCTGGTGCTGGAATGTATCCTGGCAG AGGTGATTTTACCCGTGGGGGCATGTTTGTAG GACCTGACCATCCTATATTTGGTGGGATGAGAGGGCAACCTGGTTTACCTGGAGGACTACC GGGTCTTCCACCGGGTGCTCGTTTTGATCCTTATGGGCCACCTGGTGTTCCTGGATTTGAGCCTAATCGGTTTATCAG AGACCCGAGGGGGCCGAGGGGTGGATCACATCCTGACCTGGAGCACCATCCAGACGGTTCTGACTTCATTTAG
- the LOC127789500 gene encoding uncharacterized protein LOC127789500, translating to MAQFLLLFLILADAFPVQASGSSTVHPMAESAIRKLGNHQAKTAIYSSVSPSLSPSKAPKQAEAVHSGKEVSASDEETQFVHETTSHHRRHRPNDKSVAGGGVILGGLATTFLVAVFCYIRATRRRSVADEANADNAIPN from the coding sequence ATGGCTcagtttcttctccttttcttgatCCTAGCCGATGCCTTTCCGGTTCAAGCATCCGGAAGTTCAACTGTTCATCCTATGGCCGAATCTGCGATTCGGAAACTGGGAAATCACCAGGCCAAGACGGCGATTTATTCCTCGGTTTCACCATCTTTGAGCCCATCCAAAGCGCCGAAGCAAGCTGAAGCCGTTCACTCTGGAAAAGAGGTCAGTGCATCAGATGAAGAGACCCAGTTCGTCCACGAGACGACAAGTCATCATCGCCGCCACCGTCCGAACGACAAGTCGGTCGCCGGCGGCGGCGTGATTCTAGGCGGCCTTGCCACCACTTTCTTGGTGGCTGTTTTCTGCTACATCCGAGCTACTAGGAGGAGAAGTGTTGCTGATGAGGCTAATGCTGATAATGCAATCCCTAACTGA
- the LOC127791234 gene encoding aldehyde oxidase GLOX: MEGSNFFFSVYVVSFALSIIQITGVARGQLPGTWELVVENAGIASMHTAVTRFNTVVLLDRTNIGPSRKMLPKGHCRRDPTDMVLKRDCYAHSVLLDLRTNQIRPLTILTDTWCSSGQFLPDGTLLQTGGDRDGVQKFRKFTPCEPDSVCDWEELKHIELSQGRWYATNQILPDASVIIVGGRAANSIEFYPPKPGGAVHFPFLAEVEDNQMDNLYPYVHLLPDGNLFIFANNKAVLYDYNKNVVVRNYPPLDGGPRNYPSGGSSAMLALVGDFEEATIVVCGGAQYGAFIERSVDTPAHGSCGRIVATRPDAVWEMEDMPFGRIMGDMVMLPTGEVLIINGAQAGTQGFEMASNPCLHPVLYRPDQPLGLRFMTLNPGTVPRMYHSTANLLPDGRVLMSGSNPHIFYKFGVDFPTELRIEAFSPEYLAADRANLRPVLTETPEFLRYATSFDVFVTVPLPVVGIVEVNLASAPFATHSFSQGQRLVKLGVTSALPDSAGKYKIGCTAPPHARAAPPGYYMLFAVNQGVPSVAKWVQVIP, encoded by the coding sequence ATGGAGGGTTCGAATTTCTTCTTTTCGGTTTACGTGGTCAGCTTCGCTTTATCGATAATTCAGATCACCGGCGTGGCACGTGGACAGCTGCCGGGCACGTGGGAGTTGGTGGTGGAGAACGCCGGGATCGCCTCCATGCACACGGCCGTGACGCGGTTCAATACCGTCGTGCTCCTCGACCGCACCAACATCGGCCCCTCCCGGAAGATGCTCCCCAAGGGCCACTGCCGGAGAGACCCGACAGACATGGTGCTTAAGCGCGATTGCTACGCCCACTCCGTCCTTCTAGACCTGCGAACCAACCAAATTCGCCCCCTCACCATCCTCACCGACACCTGGTGCTCCTCCGGCCAGTTCCTCCCCGACGGCACCCTCTTGCAGACCGGCGGCGATCGTGACGGCGTTCAGAAGTTCCGCAAATTCACGCCCTGCGAACCCGATTCGGTCTGCGACTGGGAAGAGCTGAAACACATCGAATTGTCGCAAGGCCGATGGTATGCGACCAATCAAATTCTGCCCGACGCTTCTGTGATCATCGTCGGCGGCAGAGCCGCCAATAGTATAGAGTTCTATCCGCCGAAACCCGGTGGCGCCGTACATTTCCCGTTTCTTGCCGAGGTGGAAGATAATCAAATGGACAATCTTTACCCGTATGTTCATTTGCTTCCCGACGgtaatttgttcattttcgCGAACAACAAAGCGGTGCTGTATGATTACAACAAGAACGTTGTGGTCAGAAATTATCCACCGTTGGATGGGGGTCCGAGAAATTACCCGTCCGGTGGCTCGTCGGCGATGCTGGCCCTGGTAGGCGATTTCGAGGAAGCGACGATCGTGGTCTGCGGTGGCGCACAGTACGGGGCGTTCATCGAGAGGAGCGTGGATACCCCGGCCCACGGCAGCTGCGGTCGGATCGTCGCGACCCGACCCGACGCTGTTTGGGAGATGGAGGACATGCCCTTCGGTCGGATTATGGGCGACATGGTGATGCTTCCCACCGGCGAGGTGCTGATCATCAACGGGGCCCAAGCCGGGACTCAAGGGTTCGAAATGGCCTCGAACCCGTGTTTGCATCCGGTTCTGTACCGCCCCGACCAGCCACTGGGGCTCCGCTTCATGACGCTGAACCCGGGTACAGTACCCAGAATGTACCACTCCACCGCTAATCTATTACCGGACGGGCGGGTTTTGATGTCCGGAAGCAACCCGCATATCTTCTACAAGTTCGGGGTCGACTTCCCCACGGAGCTCCGAATCGAAGCGTTCTCGCCGGAGTATTTGGCGGCGGACAGGGCCAACCTCAGGCCAGTACTGACGGAGACGCCGGAGTTCCTACGCTACGCCACGTCTTTTGACGTGTTCGTGACGGTTCCGCTGCCGGTGGTGGGGATAGTGGAGGTGAACCTCGCCAGCGCGCCTTTCGCCACGCACTCATTCTCGCAGGGGCAGAGGCTGGTCAAGCTGGGCGTCACCAGCGCCTTGCCGGACAGCGCCGGAAAGTACAAGATCGGGTGTACGGCGCCGCCGCACGCCCGGGCGGCGCCGCCTGGTTACTATATGTTGTTCGCGGTGAACCAGGGCGTGCCAAGCGTGGCAAAATGGGTCCAAGTAATCCCATAA